A single Penaeus vannamei isolate JL-2024 chromosome 22, ASM4276789v1, whole genome shotgun sequence DNA region contains:
- the LOC138865715 gene encoding soluble scavenger receptor cysteine-rich domain-containing protein SSC5D-like → MRKQIGVRAKTQTNAPKMHFKFYGATTSIILTSKIRLRPSTSTFHSLPPRPSTAFHIDLPPQPSTAFHIDLPPQPSTAFHLDLPRLPHRPSTPSTSTFQAFHLDLPCLPHRPSTAFRIDLPQPSTSTFHAFHLDLPSLSPRPSTPSTAFHIDLPCLPHRPSKPSTSTFQAFHLDLPTFHLDLPRLPHRPSTPSTSTFHAFHLDPPHPSTSTFHSLPPRPSTPSTAFHFDLPQPFQVTAEPAVPTEGPLWWSKSRADQ, encoded by the exons ATGCGCAAGCAAATCGGAGTGCGTGCAAAAACACAAACTAACGCCCCCAAAATGCACTTCAAGTTTTATGGAGCAACAACAAGCATAATCCTCACGTCCAAGATAAGGTTAAGA ccttccacctcgaccttccacagccttccacctcgaccttccacAGCCTTCCACATCGACCTTCCACCTCAACCTTCCACAGCCTTCCACATCGACCTTCCACCTCAACCTTCCAcagccttccacctcgaccttccacgccttccacatcgaccttccacgccttccacctcgaccttccaagccttccacctcgaccttccatGCCTTCCACATCGACCCTCCACAGCCTTCCGCATCGACCTTCCACAGCCTTCCACATCGACCTTCCacgccttccacctcgaccttccaaGCCTTTCACCTCGACCTTCCACGCCTTCCACAGCCTTCCACATCGACCTTCCATGCCTTCCACATCGACCTTCCaagccttccacctcgaccttccaagccttccacctcgaccttccaa ccttccacctcgaccttccacgCCTTCCACATCGACCTTCCACGCCTTCCACATCGACCTTCCACGCCTTCCACCTTGATCCTCCACAtccttccacctcgaccttccacagccttccacctcgaccttccacgCCTTCCACAGCCTTCCACTTCGACCTTCCACAGCCTTTCCAGGTCACAGCCGAGCCAGCAGTGCCCACCGAAGGCCCGTTGTGGTGGTCCAAGTCCCGGGCAGATCAATAG